The Treponema sp. J25 DNA segment CCCTGCGATGGCCCCGAGGGTTCCCCCTGCAATCCAATACAGATGATTCAGGAGGGCTATCCAGAACATCCTTTTATGGTAGGTTTCGACTTCTTCGGGGGACGCGGGGAGCGGCAGAGAAGAAAGGAGCGCGAAGGTTTCATCGGTAAGGGCGAATATCAGGTAGAGGCGCCGCCAGGAACGACCCGGAAAACGCTGTAACAGGGCCATGCCGTAGGCCACATGGCGGGCATTCACTAACAGGGTGACCAGGACGGCCTCCCAGAGAGATGCCCCGGCGGCAAACAATCCCACCGCAATATACTGGCCAGCCCCCGCATACATGCAAAGGCTCATGAGGGGCGCAAGCCACCAGGGATACCCCGCATCGACTAATAAAAAACCAAAGGCAAACCCCAGGGGAAGGTAGCCTAATAAAACCGGAATGGTATAGGTAACGACGGATTTTTTCATAATACCCCCATCATAAAGAGGGGGCTTTTTCATCGCAAGGGGGAATCGGTTATTCTAAAAGCCACAAAATTGATAATTTACAATTTTAAAAAAAGGGTATACCCTAACACCAAAAAGGGGTCTCCCCTTCAGGAGGTTTCCTATGAAGGTACTTATCACTGGTGCGAATCGAGGGTTGGGACTTGCCCTTACCCATCACTTTTTACAAGAGGGCCATCAGGTCTTTGCCACCTATCGAAGCAAAGGGGAAGATCTCGCCCATCTTGAAAGCCTGTATCAAAAGAATCACCAGTTGAGAACGATCTCTTGCGACGTGGCAGAGGAAGCCCAGATTAAACAGGCAAAAAAAGAACTAGAACAGTGGACCGACTCAATAGATATCCTCATTAACAATGCGGCGGTGCATCTAGAACAGGGGCGCCCCGATATCGGGGCCCTTGATTTCTCGGTATATCTTCCTACCCTGGCGGTGAATTCGGTGGCCCCCCTCATGATGGTGCAACACATGCTTCCCCTTCTCCAGAAAGGGCAGGGGAAAACCATCATATCCATATCCTCCGAAGCAGGAAGCATCGGAAATTGCTGGCGGGAACGGGAATATTCCTACTGCATGTCCAAGGCGGCCCTGAACATGGCTATGCGGATTCTCCAGAACCGCCTGGGCAAAGAGGGGTTCCGAATTCGACTTATTCATCCCGGCTGGGTTCAAACCGATATGGGTGGGAAAGGAGCATCCCTTAGTCCTGCCGAATCTGCCCGGGCAGTATACCAACGCATCATGGAGACCGTAGAGGAAGGGATGCCACAAACACATCCCCTCTACATTGATTGGGAGGGAAAGCCCCTTCCATGGTAAACATCCTGTGCCTTGGGGGAACCGATAGTCCCTACCATCCCTTCGAGGTATACCACCCATTCCTCGAGCGCCTTATAAAGGAAGAAGGGTATACCGCCACGTACACCGAGGATATGGACGCCCTTTTACCCGACGCACTCCGGGATTTTTCTGTGGTACTGTGCTGCGTATCAGGGAAAGGCCTTTCCCCCCTTCATGAACGGTCCCTGCTGGAAGCCATGGCGGGCATGCAACAAGACCGGTATGGGCCGCCAAAAAGCTTTGTAGGTATTCACAGTGCCAGTGCGGCCTTTTTGAACTCCGAGGCCTATCACAGAATGATCGGGGCTACCTTCCTTGCCCATCCTGTGGCTGGGCCCTTTTCTATCCAGATTCAAGAACCTATCCACCACATCAGTAGCGATTTAGTTCCCTTTTCGCTAGAAGATGAGTTATACCTTCTGGAAACCCACGGACCTTTCCGGACTTTGTTTTATACCACCTGGGAAGAGTTTTCGGTCCCCCTTGGCTGGATAAAACCCTACGGGCTTGGAAGGGTGTTTTATTTTTCCCCCGGTCACAATCCCAGCACCTGGGAACATCCTGTAGTCCGCACCATCCTCCAGCGGGCCCTCCGCTGGGCCGCAAGAATACCGTAAAAGGGGTTTCTAGAGACGGGCCCCGGGGCTCCAAAAAAATCAGGGGTCCCAAAAATCAAAAACCCCCGAAAAAGCTCCAGCAGCTAGAAAAATTGAAAAACCATGGTACTATACTGAAAGAAGAATGATCAGAAAGGGGGTTCTTAACAGGGATACGACTATGGGGAAAAAAGTTCAGGCATTTATAGGAATCGTACTAGCCGTGGGAGGTTTTTTACTCCTAGTGGGCGGCATCATTAATATGACAGACCCCAATAATCCTAACATCTTGCAGGATGTGGTTACGCTGCCTTTCCCATTGGGGTTTTTGGTCGGGGGCATTGCCCTGTATCGGAGATCTCAAAAGAACCAACAAAAGGAACGGCGTGTTAGTTTAGAGCGGGGGATTATTTCCCTTGCCCGACAACAAGGGGGCCTTGTTACCCCCACTGAAGTGGTGCTGCACCTGGGTGTTTCTATAGAGGAAGCCCAGGCCCTCCTTGATGGGCTTTGTCATCGGGGCCTTGCCCAAATCCTGGTGAACCCCGAAGGGAGCCTGATGTACCGGATAGAAGGGCTTCTTTCTCCCGTAGAAAAAGCTACGGCCACCAATCCTGAAAACCTGTCTTAGAAAGCCCCATCCGTTTTTTCTGAGGGAGACCTTTTGAGAACTAGGGTGATCTCACCGGTTTGAAATCGCCTGGCCCGAGGGTTGGACTTTGTTCAGGGTTTTAGAAGCCCGCTTTTCCTGTCCCCTCAAGGGTAAGAAGCCATCGTTTTTTTTCTATTCCACCGGAATAACCACCCAGGGCTCCTTCGGTACCTATTACTCGATGACAGGGAATCACCAGGGGGAGGGGATTCGCACCACACGCATTCCCTACCGCCCGGGCATACCCTCGAGAAAGGCCAAGCCGTTCCGCTAGTTCCCCGTACGAGCAGGTACTTCCATAGGGAATCTGGAGCAAAGTCTGCCATACCTTCTGTTGGAAGGGAGTTCCCAGTCGGAGATCAGAAGAAAAAACTGCCAGGGGGAGAGAAAAATCCCTTCGAAGTCCCTTAAAATATTCCTCTATTTGCTGGGTTGCCATAGAAAGGAGGGGACTCGTTTCTTTACGAAGGGGAACCCCGAGAGGGATTTTAAAAATCCCTTCATAGGCCATCGCCTTTTGTCCCAATTCATGTTCCGGAAGGAACGCAAGACACCATAGGGTTTCCCGTTCTTTTTCTGCCACTGCAA contains these protein-coding regions:
- a CDS encoding AzlC family ABC transporter permease, giving the protein MKKSVVTYTIPVLLGYLPLGFAFGFLLVDAGYPWWLAPLMSLCMYAGAGQYIAVGLFAAGASLWEAVLVTLLVNARHVAYGMALLQRFPGRSWRRLYLIFALTDETFALLSSLPLPASPEEVETYHKRMFWIALLNHLYWIAGGTLGAIAGALLPFKIEGLAFALTALFIILMVEQIYHVRQARPFVVAGLAAIGARLVLPGRIVLLGSIVVALGILGLMYRRSEEKGGLPC
- a CDS encoding SDR family oxidoreductase, with product MKVLITGANRGLGLALTHHFLQEGHQVFATYRSKGEDLAHLESLYQKNHQLRTISCDVAEEAQIKQAKKELEQWTDSIDILINNAAVHLEQGRPDIGALDFSVYLPTLAVNSVAPLMMVQHMLPLLQKGQGKTIISISSEAGSIGNCWREREYSYCMSKAALNMAMRILQNRLGKEGFRIRLIHPGWVQTDMGGKGASLSPAESARAVYQRIMETVEEGMPQTHPLYIDWEGKPLPW
- a CDS encoding ThuA domain-containing protein — translated: MVNILCLGGTDSPYHPFEVYHPFLERLIKEEGYTATYTEDMDALLPDALRDFSVVLCCVSGKGLSPLHERSLLEAMAGMQQDRYGPPKSFVGIHSASAAFLNSEAYHRMIGATFLAHPVAGPFSIQIQEPIHHISSDLVPFSLEDELYLLETHGPFRTLFYTTWEEFSVPLGWIKPYGLGRVFYFSPGHNPSTWEHPVVRTILQRALRWAARIP
- a CDS encoding methylated-DNA--[protein]-cysteine S-methyltransferase: MAEKERETLWCLAFLPEHELGQKAMAYEGIFKIPLGVPLRKETSPLLSMATQQIEEYFKGLRRDFSLPLAVFSSDLRLGTPFQQKVWQTLLQIPYGSTCSYGELAERLGLSRGYARAVGNACGANPLPLVIPCHRVIGTEGALGGYSGGIEKKRWLLTLEGTGKAGF